One segment of Candidatus Goldiibacteriota bacterium DNA contains the following:
- a CDS encoding efflux RND transporter periplasmic adaptor subunit has protein sequence MHSKAKRWALIIIAVLGAIILFQIIKKVTRAGEKLSETVYDVKAVKAVRTDIRESISISGIAEGNPQIKVYSQVPGKFERNAVSEGSFVNKDDTIIYINRDIVGMDYQLANVMAPAAGIVTKIYVTDKGAFVTPQYPVAEIANPDKIKVVLSIGEEDMIKVKAGQTAEISAAYGEKKILQGSVSSVTPFIDKDTMAGTIIIRADNPERQIKPGMSVNVTIYGQHRQGIMLPENAVLLGESRSYIYINDNGRAKMADVKTGYIEGDNIEITEGIKEGDIVITEGNFKLNEGNLIKIKE, from the coding sequence ATGCATTCAAAAGCAAAAAGATGGGCGTTGATAATAATAGCCGTGCTTGGCGCGATAATACTTTTTCAGATAATTAAAAAAGTAACCCGCGCGGGTGAAAAACTGTCAGAAACGGTTTATGACGTAAAGGCGGTTAAAGCGGTAAGGACTGATATTAGGGAAAGTATAAGCATAAGCGGCATTGCCGAAGGCAACCCGCAGATAAAAGTATATTCTCAGGTACCGGGAAAGTTTGAACGTAATGCAGTGTCAGAGGGCAGCTTTGTAAACAAAGATGATACGATAATTTACATAAACAGGGATATTGTGGGCATGGACTATCAGCTTGCTAATGTAATGGCGCCGGCAGCGGGGATAGTGACAAAAATATATGTCACGGATAAAGGCGCGTTTGTGACGCCGCAGTACCCTGTGGCAGAGATTGCAAATCCGGACAAAATAAAAGTGGTATTAAGCATTGGGGAAGAAGATATGATAAAAGTAAAAGCCGGGCAGACAGCGGAAATTTCCGCAGCTTACGGAGAGAAGAAAATATTACAAGGCAGTGTATCATCTGTCACCCCGTTTATAGATAAGGACACAATGGCAGGGACAATAATTATAAGAGCGGATAATCCTGAAAGGCAGATAAAGCCCGGTATGTCCGTTAATGTGACAATTTACGGGCAGCACAGGCAGGGGATAATGCTTCCGGAAAACGCGGTGCTGCTTGGGGAAAGCCGGTCATACATTTATATCAATGACAACGGCCGCGCGAAAATGGCGGATGTAAAAACAGGATACATTGAAGGTGATAATATTGAAATAACGGAAGGCATTAAGGAAGGCGATATTGTGATAACCGAAGGCAATTTTAAATTAAATGAAGGAAATCTTATAAAGATAAAAGAATGA
- a CDS encoding efflux RND transporter permease subunit: protein MNIAELAIKRPIFVIMIVVSILVLGALGYTSMGVDMLPDVEYPTLSVVTVYEGASAEEIENLVSRPIEDAIAVVEGLESLSSGSSENVSSVTARFSLGTDIKYAETKVRDAVNKAKWELPDDADEPSVVRFSSAEWIPVLVMSVKGKKDLASLKEIIDDDIKPEIEKSKGVGKIDLWGGRDRAVNVTVNKSALAARMVSFAQVMEAIGKENLNYPAGNIEKPGRITAVRVKGKFESISDIENVPIKIFSGETIRLKDVAKVNFGLEKETARSRVNGENAIIFGVYKQSGENTVAISKAVKKKMKAIQKKLPQGVTLSIFRDPTLHIEESIKGLQEDIGLGALCAIIIVWLFLGSFRSTMITAIALPNSLLGAFFFINASGFTINMMVLLALSLSIGLLIDDSIVVRENIFRYLEKGLSPKEAAVKGTNEVALAVIATTASILAVFIPISFLEGIVGQFFKQFGLTITFALAISLVDAFTTAPMLSAYWWKKEDPDKKKNIFNKMHQKFNFYYDSFKEVYKDVLEWCLDHKKTVIISVTGLIGASIGAAMFIGMSFLPNSDYREMELTMEMQPGTTIDVVDKKLLQIEAYLKTIKDIEHYYTVAGYGENNRGRIFCGFNKKGRPTTVVTAEVMKYINDNFGPGLTLTNEDSGAATVVSGGGDTFPITINITGEESKILEQIAMEIKKAALETPGASGPNTSSRPGMPEISIMIDRVKAAKLGFSTYETGMLLNILINGKEVSRYRKGDKEYGIIMQMAQEDKTDLNSLKDIMLTNSKGDKIPLSAIARFESGSGPVEIKREDKKRIIKVTAGIAEGFALGDVVRDLNERIKKEVHIPEGYDYSFGGQATQMTDTVTQMAKAMLLALLFMYMILASLYNSLTQPLILMLSVPLAIIGSFLALLITGQQLDIMAMIGFLMVLGLVAKNGILLIDFTNKMREEGMSAREALLHAGPIRLRPILMTTFAMIFGMLPLALGFGESVLRTQSMPIAVIGGLITSTFLTLVVIPVVYEWAEGKKG, encoded by the coding sequence ATGAACATAGCAGAACTTGCAATAAAAAGGCCGATATTTGTCATAATGATAGTAGTATCTATACTTGTACTTGGCGCGCTGGGATATACTTCCATGGGCGTGGATATGCTTCCCGATGTGGAATACCCGACGCTGTCTGTGGTTACGGTTTATGAAGGCGCGTCAGCCGAAGAAATTGAAAATCTTGTAAGCAGGCCTATAGAAGATGCCATTGCCGTGGTTGAAGGGTTGGAATCGCTTTCTTCCGGTTCAAGTGAAAACGTATCTTCTGTCACAGCGCGTTTTTCCCTTGGAACTGACATTAAATACGCGGAAACAAAAGTCCGCGATGCTGTTAACAAGGCAAAGTGGGAACTTCCGGATGACGCGGACGAACCGTCGGTTGTAAGGTTTTCTTCCGCTGAATGGATTCCCGTGCTTGTAATGTCAGTAAAAGGAAAAAAGGACCTTGCCTCTCTGAAAGAAATAATTGATGACGATATAAAACCTGAAATTGAAAAATCAAAAGGCGTCGGAAAAATTGACCTGTGGGGCGGCCGCGACAGGGCGGTAAACGTGACGGTAAATAAAAGCGCGCTGGCCGCGCGCATGGTGTCTTTCGCGCAGGTTATGGAAGCTATTGGAAAAGAAAATTTAAATTATCCGGCGGGTAATATAGAAAAACCCGGAAGAATTACAGCCGTAAGGGTTAAGGGAAAATTCGAATCAATAAGCGACATTGAAAATGTGCCGATAAAAATTTTTTCAGGCGAAACCATAAGGTTAAAAGACGTTGCTAAGGTTAATTTTGGGCTTGAAAAAGAAACCGCAAGGTCCCGTGTTAACGGGGAAAACGCCATAATTTTTGGTGTTTATAAACAAAGCGGCGAAAACACCGTGGCCATATCAAAAGCCGTAAAGAAAAAGATGAAAGCAATACAGAAAAAACTTCCGCAGGGAGTAACCTTAAGTATTTTCAGAGACCCCACGCTGCACATTGAAGAAAGCATAAAAGGGCTTCAGGAAGACATAGGCCTTGGCGCGCTGTGCGCGATTATAATAGTCTGGCTTTTTCTTGGCAGTTTCCGCTCCACCATGATTACCGCAATCGCCCTTCCTAATTCGCTTTTGGGAGCTTTCTTTTTTATAAACGCGTCAGGCTTCACGATAAACATGATGGTGCTTCTGGCTTTATCGCTTTCAATAGGGCTTCTGATAGACGATTCAATAGTTGTGCGAGAAAATATTTTCAGGTATCTGGAAAAAGGGCTGTCGCCAAAAGAGGCGGCTGTTAAAGGCACCAACGAAGTGGCGCTTGCTGTCATTGCCACCACAGCTTCCATACTTGCCGTGTTCATTCCCATTTCATTTCTTGAAGGCATAGTGGGGCAGTTTTTCAAGCAGTTCGGCCTTACCATAACTTTCGCGCTGGCAATATCGCTGGTGGATGCTTTTACCACGGCCCCCATGCTTTCAGCGTACTGGTGGAAAAAAGAAGACCCGGATAAAAAGAAAAATATTTTTAATAAAATGCATCAGAAATTCAATTTTTATTATGACAGTTTTAAGGAAGTTTATAAAGACGTGCTGGAATGGTGCCTTGACCATAAAAAAACAGTTATTATTTCCGTAACCGGCCTTATCGGCGCGAGCATAGGAGCCGCGATGTTTATAGGAATGAGTTTTCTTCCGAATTCTGATTACAGGGAAATGGAATTAACAATGGAAATGCAGCCCGGCACCACAATTGATGTGGTGGACAAAAAACTGCTTCAGATAGAGGCGTATTTAAAAACAATAAAGGATATAGAACATTATTATACAGTGGCCGGATATGGTGAAAATAACAGGGGCAGGATTTTCTGCGGGTTTAATAAAAAAGGAAGGCCTACAACAGTGGTAACCGCTGAAGTAATGAAATACATAAATGATAATTTCGGCCCCGGCCTTACTCTTACAAATGAAGACAGCGGCGCGGCTACGGTGGTATCGGGAGGCGGCGACACTTTTCCGATAACTATAAACATCACGGGTGAAGAGTCAAAAATACTTGAACAGATAGCAATGGAAATTAAAAAAGCGGCTTTGGAAACACCGGGTGCGTCCGGACCCAATACTTCTTCCAGGCCCGGAATGCCGGAAATAAGTATTATGATAGACAGGGTTAAGGCGGCAAAACTTGGTTTTTCCACTTATGAAACAGGGATGCTTTTAAATATCCTGATAAACGGCAAAGAAGTTTCGCGCTACAGGAAAGGAGACAAAGAATACGGAATAATAATGCAGATGGCGCAGGAAGATAAGACAGATTTAAATTCGCTGAAAGACATAATGCTGACCAATTCAAAAGGCGATAAGATTCCTTTATCCGCGATAGCGCGTTTTGAATCCGGGTCCGGCCCTGTTGAAATAAAAAGGGAAGATAAAAAAAGGATAATTAAAGTGACAGCCGGAATCGCGGAAGGGTTTGCCCTTGGCGACGTTGTAAGGGACTTAAATGAAAGAATAAAAAAAGAAGTGCATATCCCCGAAGGGTACGATTATTCTTTTGGCGGACAGGCCACGCAGATGACAGACACAGTAACGCAGATGGCAAAGGCAATGCTGCTTGCGCTTCTGTTTATGTATATGATACTTGCGTCACTTTATAATTCGCTTACGCAGCCTTTAATACTTATGCTTTCCGTGCCGCTTGCCATAATTGGTTCTTTCCTGGCGCTGCTTATCACCGGGCAGCAGCTGGACATAATGGCTATGATAGGTTTCTTAATGGTGCTTGGGCTTGTGGCAAAGAACGGGATATTGCTTATAGATTTCACTAACAAGATGCGCGAAGAAGGAATGTCCGCGCGCGAGGCTTTATTACATGCCGGCCCGATAAGGCTGCGCCCTATTTTAATGACCACGTTTGCCATGATATTCGGAATGCTTCCGCTTGCGCTTGGATTCGGCGAAAGCGTGCTTAGGACACAGTCCATGCCCATTGCTGTAATCGGCGGGCTTATCACCTCCACTTTTCTGACCCTTGTTGTAATACCGGTAGTGTACGAATGGGCGGAAGGAAAAAAAGGCTGA
- a CDS encoding nucleotidyltransferase domain-containing protein, whose protein sequence is MNLNTMPYELINSRVKLKLFSLIMGQKTEVTAGELARQAELPVMTVSRILNNYCAMNAMYHRRAGNVNFFRVNEDSYAVKMLKRVYSAFESIKNPVEYLKDIFKEKLPVKLIEKAYIYGSVSSGKSKPESDIDLFVVTRTKKDIQKLENILNNLEIYISRSFGNTLVTYIISSDEYKMKKKLNVIKEAEKGIKII, encoded by the coding sequence ATGAACCTGAATACAATGCCTTATGAACTGATAAATTCCAGGGTTAAACTGAAACTTTTCAGCCTGATAATGGGGCAAAAAACAGAAGTTACAGCGGGGGAACTTGCACGCCAGGCAGAATTGCCGGTTATGACTGTCAGCAGGATATTAAATAATTACTGTGCTATGAATGCCATGTACCACCGCAGGGCTGGAAATGTAAATTTCTTCCGTGTAAACGAAGACAGTTACGCGGTTAAAATGTTAAAGCGTGTTTATTCGGCGTTTGAAAGCATTAAAAACCCGGTTGAATATCTGAAGGATATATTTAAAGAAAAGCTTCCGGTAAAACTTATTGAAAAGGCTTATATTTATGGTTCTGTTTCTTCGGGGAAATCCAAGCCGGAAAGCGATATAGATCTTTTTGTTGTGACACGGACAAAAAAAGACATACAAAAACTTGAAAATATTTTAAATAATCTTGAAATATATATCTCGCGGTCTTTTGGAAATACACTGGTGACATATATAATTTCATCTGATGAGTATAAAATGAAAAAAAAACTGAATGTCATAAAAGAGGCTGAAAAAGGAATTAAAATAATATAA
- a CDS encoding HEPN domain-containing protein, giving the protein MEKYKFRQVDKHLYINFLRRSEECLKNAKRAFDNNEIMSAPISAVHCCISALDALCVNHMRKRHAGYNHEDGVKFIYGINTIKKEDLETIGSKAMKVIKMKNMAEYEERIMKPKEAEKMIKDSECVLEMVKKYIG; this is encoded by the coding sequence ATGGAAAAGTACAAGTTCAGGCAGGTTGATAAACATTTATACATTAATTTTTTAAGGCGTTCCGAAGAATGCCTTAAAAACGCGAAAAGGGCCTTCGATAATAACGAAATAATGTCCGCTCCAATAAGCGCTGTTCATTGCTGCATATCCGCGTTGGATGCGTTATGTGTAAACCATATGCGAAAAAGGCATGCAGGGTATAATCACGAAGACGGAGTAAAATTTATATATGGTATTAATACGATAAAAAAAGAAGATCTGGAAACAATAGGTTCAAAAGCCATGAAAGTTATTAAGATGAAAAATATGGCGGAATATGAAGAAAGAATTATGAAACCAAAAGAAGCTGAAAAAATGATTAAAGACTCTGAATGTGTGCTTGAAATGGTAAAAAAATATATAGGATGA
- a CDS encoding sulfite exporter TauE/SafE family protein translates to MKKIQLFVFQIFLFIASVPLFAEDGHDHEGKLGAIHEAIEALKDGSPGAFWGVASILFIYGLLHGVGMAHGGIIVQAWVVASKRKFSNVLIASFMTAVFHALSASVVVFGTWLLLKTTVPVERLNEIMKFVAGGITISIGAYMLYSFIIAKIKHVCAHCHDHDLEKDGNPFLIAFNAGIIPCPVTSGIIVTAIALGLIKQAVWFMLIFMTGMALATTAVSLAVWFVRERAVGEKFKKAGHIIEDILPVLGAAVFIIIGIIVIGSPI, encoded by the coding sequence ATGAAAAAAATACAATTATTTGTTTTTCAGATATTTTTATTTATTGCGTCAGTTCCCTTGTTTGCGGAAGACGGGCATGACCACGAAGGCAAACTTGGCGCGATACACGAAGCTATAGAGGCCTTAAAAGACGGCAGCCCCGGCGCGTTCTGGGGGGTTGCTTCCATCCTGTTTATTTACGGACTGCTTCACGGGGTGGGGATGGCGCATGGCGGGATAATAGTTCAGGCGTGGGTGGTTGCTTCTAAAAGAAAATTTTCAAATGTTTTAATTGCTTCTTTTATGACAGCTGTTTTTCATGCTTTATCCGCTTCTGTTGTTGTTTTTGGCACGTGGCTTCTTTTAAAAACCACAGTGCCTGTTGAAAGATTAAATGAAATTATGAAGTTTGTCGCCGGCGGAATTACAATAAGCATAGGCGCTTATATGCTTTACAGTTTTATTATCGCAAAGATAAAGCATGTGTGCGCCCACTGCCATGACCACGACCTTGAAAAAGACGGGAATCCTTTTCTGATTGCTTTTAACGCCGGAATAATACCCTGCCCGGTTACAAGCGGAATTATTGTCACTGCTATAGCTCTGGGGCTTATAAAACAAGCTGTCTGGTTTATGCTGATTTTTATGACAGGAATGGCGCTTGCCACCACCGCGGTTTCGCTGGCGGTATGGTTTGTAAGGGAAAGGGCAGTGGGAGAAAAGTTTAAAAAGGCCGGCCATATTATAGAAGACATTCTTCCGGTATTAGGCGCCGCTGTTTTCATTATTATAGGGATAATTGTGATAGGGTCGCCCATATAA